From the genome of Brassica oleracea var. oleracea cultivar TO1000 chromosome C4, BOL, whole genome shotgun sequence:
AAAAATTGTGTACTTGAACGTGACAGCTTTTGTAATGAAATGGCAAAAAGCTTCAGAGCATTCAATGTATGGTGTTGTTTTGTTGGAATATTCTGATGAGTTTGTCATTTCAAGATCCTTTCTCCATCGTACTTGACATTGACGTATGTAAAGTACGAGAAATAGTTAAAAAAAACAAAGTCAGAACAACAGAAAATTAAGAAAACTTAGTCAGAACAGCGGAAAGTTGAATAAAGTAAAGGAAAACTGAAAACAAAAAGTAAAAGAAAGTAGATAAAGGAGATGATTAAATAAGGTTACAGCGGATGGAGCCAATTAATCCATTGAGAATTATATTTCTTATTCATATATGCTCATCTCGAGGATTTTACTTCGTTCTGTGTGATAACGCTAATCCACATTAGATTTAGTGTAATGGGCCGAGTCCATAGGACAAACCCATTAAAACCCAACATAAATCCAACCCAGTAGAATATTTTAACCTCGACATTCTAGCTGTTTAAGGAATTTTTTTCGATCGGTTGCGTTGCTTTCTGTGTTGTTGTTCTAGCTGAGTAATGTAATGCCCGTGTTATTGAGCAACATTTCTGATAGGAATCGGAGTGCAATTATTTCTGTTTATTAATTGATTATGAAGTTTCATTTTGCAGTTCGAAAAATTTAGTTGCTCTCAGTGGCGGAGCCACGTAGTCAAAGGGTTGGGCAGATGCCCCGGATGATTTTTAAAAATTCCATTTAAAATTTAGATAGTGTTTTTCATGGCCCGGTTGGTTCCTTAAATAATTTTGATAATGCCCCCAATAACATTCATCGTTGAGATTTGATCTAAGGAAAGGCTTAGCCGTTGAGAGACCATAATACATGATTCTTAACATGCAATTACAAGAGAAACCAGCCTATATATTTCTGGCTGGAGTTCTTGAAATTTGGTCTTAAAATTACATAGAGACCACATTCGATTTGGAGTCTTGCCCAAAGCACAAACTAATCGCCAGTATGAAGAAGAAGAAGATGACAACTTATGTTTACTTAACCATATGACATTTGATGAAATATTAAAAAAAAAAAAAACAAATGGATGAATCATTTCTGGTTTTCTTCATCGATCGTTCCGAATTTTTGCTTAAATGAATCTTGCCTCTGCAGCCACATCATGTGCCCCTGAGATTCAATTACATAACGTTTCAAATCAAGATTTGAGCTTCCAGAATCAAACAATTCGTGTGATCTATTTGTAAATTGGAAAAGGAAACTGAGGGAATGAATCACCTGGAGACCAGCAGCCCAGGCGATGAGGAAGGAAGCTGCCCAGAATCTCTTGTCCTTGACTATCGTCTTCAGGTCGAAGCTCGCCATTAAAACCCTTTCTAGTTTCTTCGTTAACTCTTCGCTTTCTTTTTTCTTTCTTAAACCGACGCATTGAAAGTGGAAGCGCCTTGATACATCAAACCCACTGCAGCGGCCCAAGCCCAGTAAAACGACAGAAGCCCAATACTCCTTTGGAAAAACGGTAAATGATTATGAAACCGGTATTTAAGGAAAAGCAAGAAATTGATTGGTTTATGGAATTATTAAAAAATGAATTCGTGAGACAACCATTTGAAAAAACTAAGCCAAGAGTTGTTTTTTCTGATATAAATGCGTGGTTGATTAACAGAAAGAGCATGATTAATTGAAGTTGGACTATAATATTTTATTAGATATAGATAGGTGTACATAATACACGTGTTAATATCACTAACCATACTTGTATATATACTTCCATGTACATTCATTCATTAATTAATGAGAGATATACTTTAAGTTTGTTACACTGTTAATATGGTATCAGAGAAAAAGCGATAGCTTCTGCCATTTTCTACGGCTTCTTGACCTTGCGAGCTTCGATTCCATCTCATGAGTGCCTCGATTCGTCAAATTCTCGTTGATTATCTTCATCTCTGGATATCTCTTGTTCGTGATTTTCTTGATTTCCTCTCGGTGGTGATTATCATTCGGATTTTTGTTTCGTTCTCGATCTGAGCTCCGATGACTTCGACGGCGGCTAATCAAGCTCCGATTTCAACTCCGATCGATCATTACAACAATCCGTTATTTCTCCACAACTCTGATCATGCTGGATTGACTCTTGTTTCCGATCGCCTTTCTTCCGGTGCTGAGTTTCACGCTTGGCGACGCTCGGTTCGAATGGCGCTCAACGTTCGCAACAAATTGGGGTTCATCGATGGTACGATTCCTCAACCTTCTTCTGATCACCGTGATTCAGGTGCTTGGTCTCGCTGTAACGACATGGTATCGACTTGGTTGATTAACTCTGTATCCAAGAAGATAGGTCAGAGTTTGCTCTTTATGTCTACTGCTGAATCGATATGGAAGAACTTGATGACTAGGTTTAAGCACGATGATGCACCTAGGATCTTTGAGATTGAACAAAGATTGAGTAATATTCAGCAGGGATCTTCTGATGTGAGCACATACTACACGGAATTGGTAACATTGTGGGAAGAGTATCAAAACTATGTTGACCTTCCTCTATGTACGTGTGGAAAGTGTGAATGTAATGCAGCTCTATCTTGGGAGAAGCTTCAACAACGGAGTCGAGTTACCAAGTTTTTGATGGGGCTTAATGAAGCGTATGATTCTACAAGAAGACACATCTTGATGCTTAAACCAATTCCTTCTATTGAAGAAGCTTTCAACATGGTTGCTCAAAATGAGAGACAAAAGTTGCTCAGGCCTTCCTTGAATCCTGATAATGTTGTCTTCCACGCCTCTGCTCAAGCTCAACCTCAGTATTCAGAGCCGATAGACAGTGCTTCTTTTGCTGCAGCCGTTGCTTATCGTCAAAAGCAACCACCTGTCTGTACTCACTGTGATTTGGCAGGTCACATTGTTCAGAAATGCTTTAAGCTACACGGTTATCCACCTGGTCATAAGCTATATCACACCAATTCTTCTCGTGGTCGCAGCTCGGGACAGAGTGGACAACAATCCAGTGGCTAGTCTACTCAACAATAGCCTCACCTTCATTCTTCTCAGCATTCTACTCAAGGAAATATTGTTGCTCATATTCAGAACAATGTGTCAGCTTCAGCCCTCGATCTTTCTCAGTTCAATCAAGATCAGGTTAATCAGTTGACAACAACTTCAGAAGCATGTACGTCCTACAGATTCTGCTGTTAACTTTGCTTCTTTGCATCCGACTATCATTGCTCATGGTGTGATGCATGTTAATTCATCTTCTGGTATTGTCCCTTTTCCTTCCACAAGTTTACGTTTTGAAAACCATGCCCTTACATTTCAACATCAACCCCTTTCATCTCTTACACATACTATCCCTAATGGTGCTTGGATAATTGACAGTGGAGCTACAACTCATGTATGCTCTGATCTGTTATTTTTTGGTGCTACTTATATGTTACTGGTATGACGGTATCATTACCAAATGGCACTAGGGAAATCATTACGCATAATGGCACTGTTTACTTGTCTGACAAACTAGTTTTACATGATGTTCTTTATGTTCCTTCTTTTTGCTTCAACCTTCTGAGTGTGAGTACCTTATTGAATCGTGATAATTGTTCTGCTAATTTTTATCCTGGTTCTTGCTTTATACATGACCATACTCAGGTCTTGAAGATTGGTGAAGGTTCTCTTATTCGCAATCTTTACATATTGAACGTTGATGTTACTGCTTTTCTTGCATTCTGTGGAACCTTACGTACTGATGAAGATCTATGGCATATGCGTTTAGGACATCCTTCTCAAGACAAGTTGAAACTTTTATCTGGTACTATTCATTTGCTTAAGTCTAGTTCTCTTGAGTCATGTCATGTATGCCCTTTAGCTAAACAGAAAAGGTTACCTTTTGTTTCCAATAACAACTTGTTATCTTCATCTTTTGATCTCATTCACATAGATATTTGGGGTCCCTTTTCTGTTGAATCTATTGATGGTTTTAGGTGCTTTCTTACCATTGTTGATGATTGTACACGCGTTACTTGGACTTATATGTTACGTAATAAAAGCGATGCTTCAACTATAATGTCTTCTTTTATTAAACTTGTTCAGACTCAATACCAAACTAATATCAAATCTATTCGAAGTGATAATGCTCCTGAGTTACACTTTGGTCCTTTGCTTCGTGAACATGGCATTACTCATCAGTTTTCTTGTGCTTATACTCCTCAGCAAAACTCGGTAGTTGAACAAAAACACCAACACATTTTGAATGTAGCTAGAGCTTTGTTGTTTCAAAGTCATTTACCATTGGTTTATTGGGTTGATTGTATTCAAACTGCGGTATTTCTTATCAATAGATTACCTTCTCCTTTGTTGAATAACAAATCACCTTATGAACTATTGCTAAAGAAACAACCTGATTACTCTAGTCTTAAGGTTTTTGGATGTCTCTGCTATGTTTCAACTCATCTGAAGGATAGACATAAGTTTTCTAAACGTGCAGACTCTTGTGTTTTCCTTGGATATGCGACTGGCTACAAAGGTTACAGGGTATTAGACTTAGACACAAATATTATCTCCATTTCTAGGAATGTGGTTTTTCATGAAACTGAGTTTCCTTATAAAACTGCATCTTCTCAACTTGATGATTTGTTTGCTAAAGTCATTCTTCCTGTATCAACTCCTGTTGTTCTTGATAACATGATTCCTTTACCTTCTCTTTCTAGTACTGCATCATTTGTCCCTAGTGCCACAAATTCTTCAGTTCATGTCATACCAGGGACATCATCAGTGGCTCCTTCAGGTGCCAGACCTCGGCGTACAGGTAAAACTCCCAGTTACTTATCTGATTACCATTGTTCCCTTGCTCGTCATTCACCAGAAAAAGCCAGCTCTTATGCTACTCCTCTATATCCCATTTCCTCTGTTCTTTCTTATTCCAAACTTTCACCTGCTTTTCAGTCTATTGTTCTCTTTGTTTCTACTGAGACAATACCAAGTAATTTTAGACAGGCTATCACATCTGACATGTGGAAAGATGCAATGGGAGTAGAGTTTGCTGGTATGAATACTAATAAGACGTATACTATTGTTTCTTTGCCTCCTGGCAAGAACATAGTTGGGTGTCGTTGGGTATATGTTCTTAAGTACAACGCCGATGGAACGGTTGAAAGACCACGAGCTCGCTTAGTGGCTCAAGGCTTTACTCAACAAGAAGGTGTCGATTATACTGATACCTTCTCACCGGTTGCAAAGATGACTAGTGTCAAGCTGTTGTTAGCTCTTGCTGCAAGGAATGGATGGTCTCTATCTCAGATGGATGTTACTAATGCATTTTTGCATAGTGATCTTGAGGAAGAGATTTATATGAGCTTACCTTTGGGATATACTCCTGCTCCGGGTGAAGTTCTTCCTCCAAATCCTGTTTGCCGCCTTCATAAATCCATTTATGGATTGAAACAACCCTCTCGTCAATGGTACACTTATTTTTCCTCGGTTTTGTTGAAGGCTGGTTATGAGCAATCTCCTGGTGATCATTCATTGTTTGTCAAGATGGTGGGTTCTTCCTTCACTGCGGTTCTTGTTTATGTGGATGATATCTTGATAGCCAGCAATGATGAAGAAGCTGTGCAGTCTCTTAAGGGTGCTCTTCATCAAGCTTTCAAGATCAAGGACTTAGGACAAGCACGTTTCTTTCTCGGATTGGAAATAGCACGCAACTCTACCGGTATCTCTGTTTCACAGCGCAAATATGCTTTGGATCTACTTGCTGATACTGGCTTTCTTGCTTCCAAACCTTGTGATGTTCCTCTTGATCTGACCTTGCCTATGAGTTCTGACACAGGGAAACCTTTGGAAGATATTACCTCTTACAGAGAACTCATAGGGCGTTTGCTTTATCTCACCATCACTCGACCGGATATCACTTTTGCTGTCCATCGTCTCAGCCAGTTCCTCTATGCACCAACTGATGTTCATCTTAAAGTTGCTCATCATGTTATGCGCTACCTGAAGTCTAATCCAGGCCAAGGTCTCTTCTACGCTGCAGATATTGATCTATGCTTGAACGCGTTCTCTGATGCAGATTGGGCTACTTGTCTGGATACTCGTCGTTCGGTGACTGGTTTTTGTGTATACCTTGGTTCTTCTCTCATTAGTTGGAAGTCCAAGAAACAATGTACGGTTAGTCGCAGCAGCACTGAAGCAGAGTACAAAAGCATGGCGTTGACGACTTGTGAGCTCATTTGGCTACAACAGTTGTTGACTGATCTTCGTGTTACAGTTACGGCTGGTGCTAAACTCTTCTGTGATAACAAATCGGCGATGCACATTGCGACTAACCCCGTCTTTCACGAACGTACCAAACACATTGAGGTCGATTGTCACACTGTACGTGATCAGGTTAACCGTAGCTTTCTCACCTTGCATCATGTCTCGAGCTCGAACCAACACGCTGATATCTTCACGAAAGCTCTGCATCCTGGTCCCTTTCATTTCCTCTTGAACATAATGTCTGTGTCAAGCCTTTTTACTCCAGATCCTACTTGAGTTTCAAGGCCTGAGGTGGGTGTATTAGATATAGATAGGTGTACATAATACACGTGTTAATATCACTAACCATACTTATATATATACTCCAATGTACATTCATTAATTAATGAGAGATATACTTTAAGTTTGTTACACTGTTAATATATTTGAATATGATATTACCAAATTGTATACTGTATTAGAGGGAATAGTCTAGCATTGGCATGAATCAAAACTACTAGATGAAAGAGCATGAAAAAACATGTAGTCTATATACACTGTATATGTTTATCTAAAATATATTGAAATATCAGCAAACAAATGCCTAGATTTTTAATATTATCCTTAAGAGTCTTTTTCAAGGATCAGGAATAAATGTGCAGCATATATTCGTCCTAATTGCTAAATCATTGGTAGGACAAGCTTAGAAGTGTTGGAACATACATTTTACTACTTTTAATTTAGTTAGGCTGAGTTACGTTAGCTTCAATACGCCGGTTAAATATTTAGATTGCTCCGAAACAGGATACTGAAGTACGTATGACATCATTAGATGTACGTTTATTGGTATCAAAATTCAGGAAGTATGTTGAAATACGTATAATGAGGACATCTATTGTACGTCCGTATGAGCATTTTTATAATAAGAAAAGAACATATACAATATATAAAACTAATGAAGTGTGTCCAACAACAAAAGGAGCATGATCTACGCCAGAGATATCCAGATTTATATAAACCAAAACCCGTACGGACCATAAAAGTACTTCTTCAAAACCCATTCACAAAATTCAAATAATTCAAAATACAATCACCATGTCTGAACAAAAACCAGACATCATCTCTAGCTTACCACTAGAGCTTCTCCTCTACATCATCAGCTTCCTCCCTTTCGACTCCGCAAGACTAACCCCTTTCGTCTCCACACGGTTTAGGTCCGTTTGGAACCAAGCCTTACTCGTTGCACACACCCATAACGGCTCCATCGAGTCAATCTCTCGCTTCATCCACAACTTCGACGAACATGTTCCGTCTAAAAACACTCGGAAGCTGGAGTTACACCTCGACAAGTCAACCTTCGTGTCAACCATCCTCGCACCTAATAACGTCATGCATATGAGTTTCTTCTTCTCTGATGGTTCCAATGAAGAAGATAGCTTCTGCTGGCGTATTGAGACTAACGATCATATCCCAAGACGTGTCGAGTCGAGAGGTTTCTTGGTGAAGAAGCTTTGTTTAGACTCGGTGTATTCGTTAACACACGAGGTCGTTTCCTCCATGGTGTTGGATTTTTCTTCCCTTGAGAACCTCAAGATTTGTGGTTGCAAAGGGTTGACTTCTCTCACTATAGATTCACCAACTAAGCTTATTCACTTGTCGATCTCGGGTTGCCCGAAGCTGAGATGTCTCGATATAAGATCATCTAAGCTTAAAACTCTTCATTACCAAGGGTTTCTACCTACGATCAAGATCCACGAACATTTTAACTTGACCAATGCGGTTTTCGACGTAAGACAAGGCCCAAGATATTGCAACAATGATTTAGACATCGGTCCTCTCTTGCTGATCATCAAGAATTCTCAATCTCTTACACTTTGTAGATGGATGTTCGAGGTAACAAAGATAATATCTATATCTTTTAGTCTTAAGATTAAAAGTTATATTTATCATGCATTTCATTTTTGAAAATAGGGTTATACCACATTTATTTCATTTTCTGAGATTAGAACATGCTTTTGAGAGTTATATATTACTGTTTTTGTTTATAGGAACTAATCAAACCATCTATATCCTCTTCTTGGACATCATTCAAATTCTACAAGTTACATGAGTTGCGGTGGATTGATAACTCGATGAAACAAGAAAATACCAATTCACTAATCTCTTTTCTTAAACTTTGTCCTTCTGTCGAGCGCATCTTCATTACCGTAAGTGTCAAGCACCTAAAGTATTTGTCAGTTCACGTCTTTTGAGTACTTCTATTCTAACAACTTCTATATGGTTTTTTTGAAGATCGATTCAAATACTTATAGTTCAAAGGAAGAAACGAGTGTTGATATTGACTATGGGAGCAATCATGCAAGAGTACCAAGGAACTTAGAACTGGTCAAGTTGGAAGGATCAAAGAGTGAAGAGGATAAGAATCAACTGATATTGGCTCTACAGGAGATAGTTAACATTGATCAGCCTCTGCTTATACTGTCTTCATTTTCTTGAAATCAACTCCGATTAGGAACGGGGCCACTTAAGATTTATGTCTAAATTTACACGCATGGGCATGCTTTAATTAAGTTTCTGCCACTCGTGGGTTTATATTTCTTGCTGTACAAGAAAACCTCGTCAAAGTAAAACTCAAACTCGGCTGTTTTGTCATGATTCACCGATTAATGAGTTTCACCTGCAAGTAATATTATTCTGTGTATTGTGACATCTGACATAAAAAACATAGATGTTGGCAGCAAAAACACCAACATTGATTTCACATGTGTATATGTTAGTAATAGGAGTTGTGTTAATTGATAATTGTTTCTCATAAACTTGCAACTTAAGCCTATAATGCCCAAATATCTAGTTTAGGTGAAATATCGTTTTCAATCCATGTGCGTGGCTTTTGTTCTTGACCTGTTCAAAAAAGGCATGTAATGAAATTTCCTCTATGTCAACCAAAGAAAAGCGTGCATACCACAAGTCATTCTTAATAGATTAGCCCCAAACCAAACCATTTTGATTACATCATAATAGTTGATCATTTGAAAAAAAAACAATCAGTCTAATAATCTTTTCGACTTTAACTCTAGATTTGATCGGGTTGACTAAAGGCCAAACATTGTTTGGACAGTACCAACCCCAAATGGCTCACACATGACACATGGATGGTGCTATTATAAAACACTCAAAATGACAGTCGAACAAAGACAACCAAGTGTCAATACTATTTATATCCGCAGAAAAATAGAGATACACATAGCTTTTCGTTTCAATTATACTAACTCTTAAGATTGTATTTCCAACTATAATCAACCATACTATATTATAGATCGCCTCAACTACATGTATTCTATTAGAATTTAGCTATATACTTTTTGTATATCTATTCGTTAGATTCTATAAAAGTATTTCATTAGGTTGTATGTTTTAGTATACTTTATAACAGTGAAATAAAAATACCCGTATTATCTCATAATTTTGGGCTAGAGACAGCTTTTTATTGAATGACTTCTGTTTCCTAACATAGCAGTCAACATCCCCTATATATTAACTATAACTATTAGAATCTTTTAACTATACACATGTGATCATTATAATGATTATTAAAATCATTAGAAAATTAAATTAATTCATATAAACATATACTATACTTTTTTATTAAACTAATCATAAACTAATTATTAATATATAAAATGATAGTTTCATTCTTTCCTAAAACGAAAGTTACAGAATTACGTAATATGATTAAAATATATATTGCAATTAATGATTTCGAATAATAAAGATTTTGTAACTATTTTTTTATCTTTCATCATTTTTGTTTAATTTATTTTAATAATATAAAATTAGACAATCATATTCAACATATAATAAAATTTATATTTTTTTGTATATATTACATTTTGAATTTTTTAAAACAACTTTAAATTACTAAAATTGTTAAAAGATTCACATTTAAAATTTTGTGATCAATAGTTTAAAAAAAATCAAGTCGGTAATAGATCTAACGA
Proteins encoded in this window:
- the LOC106341029 gene encoding uncharacterized protein LOC106341029, which gives rise to MASFDLKTIVKDKRFWAASFLIAWAAGLQGHMMWLQRQDSFKQKFGTIDEENQK
- the LOC106337911 gene encoding uncharacterized protein LOC106337911 — translated: MTSTAANQAPISTPIDHYNNPLFLHNSDHAGLTLVSDRLSSGAEFHAWRRSVRMALNVRNKLGFIDGTIPQPSSDHRDSGAWSRCNDMVSTWLINSVSKKIGQSLLFMSTAESIWKNLMTRFKHDDAPRIFEIEQRLSNIQQGSSDVSTYYTELVTLWEEYQNYVDLPLCTCGKCECNAALSWEKLQQRSRVTKFLMGLNEAYDSTRRHILMLKPIPSIEEAFNMVAQNERQKLLRPSLNPDNVVFHASAQAQPQYSEPIDSASFAAAVAYRQKQPPVCTHCDLAGHIVQKCFKLHGYPPGHKLYHTNSSRGRSSGQSGQQSSG
- the LOC106341012 gene encoding F-box protein At2g39490 → MSEQKPDIISSLPLELLLYIISFLPFDSARLTPFVSTRFRSVWNQALLVAHTHNGSIESISRFIHNFDEHVPSKNTRKLELHLDKSTFVSTILAPNNVMHMSFFFSDGSNEEDSFCWRIETNDHIPRRVESRGFLVKKLCLDSVYSLTHEVVSSMVLDFSSLENLKICGCKGLTSLTIDSPTKLIHLSISGCPKLRCLDIRSSKLKTLHYQGFLPTIKIHEHFNLTNAVFDVRQGPRYCNNDLDIGPLLLIIKNSQSLTLCRWMFEELIKPSISSSWTSFKFYKLHELRWIDNSMKQENTNSLISFLKLCPSVERIFITIDSNTYSSKEETSVDIDYGSNHARVPRNLELVKLEGSKSEEDKNQLILALQEIVNIDQPLLILSSFS